A genomic window from Acidobacteriota bacterium includes:
- a CDS encoding acetate--CoA ligase family protein: protein MNIALIETAFETARRNGRSALIETEGLQCLAALGLPAPAHVFVGSAADVTPAALDRLPGEQVVIKVVSPHILHKSDVGGVAIVAKTVATVAATITDMDARLGTDGVVGYTISEFVAHATGLGNEFLVGLRWNEDAGPVVTIGAGGIYTEFLADHFKVGRDVAILSPELSTLDTVRQALERVAVVQLATRPLRGQPARIGMEAITGVALTFLDLARAFGDQIAECEVNPFVRAADGRLVALDVLVTLRDPAQRAGTGAPPRPLAKLKHLLEPRTAAIMGVSERLNPGHIIVNNLLREGFDRDHIFIIKPGSERLEGCRCVADIASLPERVDMFVMCIDAARASLALVEIIERQAAESVVLIPGGLEEKAGSEAIVRRMRDALINARQSLWGGPIINGGNCLGIRSMPGRYDTTFIPEYKLPVPTGAPSRLAVISQSGAFAVARASKLATLNPKYSITLGNQMDLTVGDYLAYLKDDDGIDVFAVYVEGFRPLDMLPFLKAARAIVDSGRTVVLYRAGRTPAGAKASASHTASIAGDYAVTVALARQAGVIVADSLADFDDLTQMFTLLGTAPLTGWNLAAVSNAGFECVAIADNLGSFQLPPYAPATERAFGEILARSRIDQVVDIHNPIDLTPIMGDAAYAEVVEAALDDETFDAAVVGCVPMTGALNSLPAGDGHREDFLRPDSIVGRLAGMRDRNGKPWIAVVDAGALYDAMAAHLNAAGIPTFRTADRAMRLFNVYCGARMTG, encoded by the coding sequence ATGAACATCGCGCTCATCGAGACCGCGTTCGAGACGGCGCGCCGCAACGGCCGCAGCGCCCTGATCGAAACAGAAGGACTGCAGTGTCTCGCGGCCCTCGGCCTGCCGGCACCCGCGCACGTCTTTGTCGGGTCCGCCGCGGACGTTACGCCGGCGGCGCTTGATCGGCTGCCCGGCGAGCAGGTGGTGATCAAGGTCGTCTCGCCGCACATCCTGCACAAGAGCGACGTCGGCGGCGTGGCCATCGTCGCCAAAACGGTGGCGACGGTCGCCGCCACGATTACGGACATGGACGCCCGGCTGGGCACCGACGGCGTCGTCGGCTACACCATCAGCGAGTTCGTGGCGCACGCCACCGGCCTGGGGAACGAGTTCCTCGTCGGCCTCCGCTGGAACGAAGACGCGGGTCCTGTCGTGACAATCGGAGCCGGAGGCATCTACACGGAGTTTCTGGCAGACCACTTCAAGGTGGGCCGGGATGTCGCCATCCTGTCGCCGGAGCTGTCCACACTTGACACGGTGCGACAGGCGCTGGAGCGCGTGGCCGTCGTTCAGTTGGCGACGCGTCCACTGCGTGGCCAGCCCGCCAGGATCGGGATGGAGGCCATCACAGGCGTCGCGCTGACGTTTCTGGACCTGGCGCGCGCGTTCGGTGACCAGATCGCGGAGTGCGAGGTCAATCCGTTCGTCCGCGCCGCTGACGGGCGTCTGGTGGCGCTCGACGTCCTGGTCACGTTGCGCGACCCGGCACAGAGGGCTGGCACCGGGGCGCCGCCCCGCCCGCTCGCGAAGCTGAAGCACCTGCTCGAACCACGGACGGCCGCCATTATGGGCGTGTCCGAACGGCTGAATCCCGGCCACATCATCGTCAACAACCTCCTCCGCGAGGGATTCGACCGGGACCATATCTTCATCATCAAACCCGGAAGCGAACGGCTCGAAGGATGCCGGTGCGTCGCCGACATCGCGTCACTGCCAGAGCGGGTGGACATGTTCGTCATGTGCATCGACGCGGCGCGGGCGTCGCTGGCGCTGGTCGAGATTATCGAGCGGCAGGCGGCCGAGAGCGTCGTGCTGATTCCCGGCGGGCTCGAAGAGAAAGCGGGCAGTGAAGCGATCGTACGCCGGATGCGCGACGCGCTGATCAACGCGCGACAGAGCCTCTGGGGCGGGCCGATCATCAACGGCGGCAACTGTCTCGGCATCCGGTCGATGCCGGGCCGGTACGACACGACGTTCATTCCCGAATACAAGCTGCCCGTGCCGACGGGCGCGCCGTCGCGCCTCGCCGTGATTTCCCAGAGCGGCGCATTCGCGGTCGCCCGCGCCAGCAAGCTGGCGACGCTCAACCCGAAGTACTCCATCACGCTCGGCAATCAGATGGATCTGACGGTGGGCGACTACCTGGCGTATCTCAAAGATGATGACGGCATCGATGTCTTTGCCGTGTATGTCGAGGGGTTCCGGCCGCTCGACATGCTGCCGTTCCTGAAAGCCGCCCGGGCCATCGTGGACTCGGGTCGGACCGTGGTGCTGTATCGGGCGGGCCGGACACCAGCCGGCGCGAAGGCCTCGGCCAGCCACACTGCGTCGATCGCCGGCGATTACGCGGTGACCGTGGCACTGGCAAGACAGGCCGGCGTGATCGTGGCCGACTCACTCGCAGATTTCGACGACCTCACGCAGATGTTCACGCTGCTGGGCACCGCGCCTCTCACCGGTTGGAACCTTGCCGCCGTCTCCAACGCCGGGTTCGAATGCGTGGCGATCGCCGACAACCTGGGATCGTTTCAACTCCCGCCGTACGCTCCGGCCACTGAGCGCGCCTTCGGCGAGATCCTCGCGAGAAGCCGCATCGATCAGGTCGTCGACATTCACAACCCAATCGACCTCACGCCGATCATGGGTGACGCGGCGTACGCCGAGGTCGTGGAGGCGGCGCTCGACGATGAGACGTTTGATGCGGCCGTCGTCGGCTGCGTGCCGATGACGGGCGCCCTCAATTCGCTGCCCGCGGGCGACGGCCATCGGGAGGACTTTCTCCGGCCGGACAGTATCGTCGGCCGCCTCGCCGGCATGCGCGACAGGAACGGCAAGCCATGGATTGCCGTTGTCGACGCCGGGGCGCTCTACGACGCGATGGCGGCGCACCTGAACGCGGCGGGCATTCCGACGTTTCGCACGGCCGACCGCGCAATGCGGTTGTTCAACGTATACTGCGGAGCGAGGATGACGGGGTAG
- a CDS encoding TonB-dependent receptor: MKVRFVAAVLLWLVPHAAGAAAIHGTTTAQRGVTLLPGVEITVTRADTGGHAGGVVSDELGRYRVSGLPAGRYEIVARLAGFTDARSGPIVLAENQDAEVNLDLDVAAVSETVKVVGEAGLAQSQTSVSRDTVSGQMVDVLPVAGDSYQTLLPVLPGVVRQPDGRISIKGARPTQGALQLGRGSGSDPSTGNFGLELPVDAVESIDVVASPYGAEDGRLTASLVRIETRAGNNVWRAIANGVIPALCLKLCDGGTMGVATYQPRGWVGGPLVKDRLFIAQGVQFRWSRTRVPSLPEHANDTIARSLYLFTRLDANLTSGHTLTTTLAFFPRAIDAANLNTFNPVGVAPNARLVGYNVAFIDRLTLSHASFLESNASVSFYHTRVFGEGLQDMELTTEGNRGDFFNTQDRRTVVRQWTESLQLIRHAAGEHLLKAGFDLMHAAYTGTSLSRPVLVRRGDGTLSQRFDFGGLTSQRVSGLDVAMFVQDRWRISPRFVLEPGLRLDRDGVLGHFNLSPRFGFVAAILPRDIGVFRGGAGVFYERTPLNVGAFESLEAATLTRYAPDGVTSASPPVTYAHRTGVLETPRALAWNLEYDHRFGSDVLVKLNHLQRRGSHEAVLDSRESGSLADLFLDSSGRSRYVETELTVRYGANDNRQLTLSYVRSHFAQNLNAFDLFYGDFRNPIVRSDQYATGPADVPDRFMARGVLTLKKRWTLSTLVEIRDGFPYSDINQDQEYIGVRNAGGRFPALFTCDSSLLRTATVLKRRVRLGLRVYHIFNTSSPRDVQNNVDSPAFGTFYNSMARRIQLTFQFIPR, encoded by the coding sequence GTGAAGGTTCGATTCGTCGCGGCGGTGCTGCTGTGGCTCGTGCCGCACGCGGCCGGTGCTGCCGCGATCCATGGAACCACGACGGCCCAGCGGGGCGTGACCCTGCTCCCGGGCGTCGAGATCACGGTGACTCGGGCAGACACGGGCGGCCACGCGGGTGGCGTCGTCTCCGATGAGCTGGGTCGCTATCGTGTGAGCGGACTCCCAGCCGGACGCTACGAAATTGTCGCGCGCCTCGCCGGCTTCACCGACGCCAGGTCAGGCCCCATCGTGCTGGCGGAGAACCAGGACGCCGAGGTCAACCTGGATCTCGACGTGGCGGCGGTGTCGGAGACGGTCAAGGTCGTCGGCGAGGCCGGGCTGGCCCAATCCCAGACCAGCGTCTCCCGGGACACCGTGAGCGGCCAGATGGTGGACGTGCTGCCAGTGGCGGGGGATTCCTATCAGACGCTGTTGCCGGTGCTGCCTGGCGTGGTGCGGCAGCCGGACGGGCGAATCAGTATAAAAGGGGCGCGGCCGACTCAGGGGGCGCTGCAGCTCGGCCGGGGCAGCGGGAGCGATCCGTCGACCGGGAACTTCGGCCTCGAGCTGCCCGTCGATGCGGTCGAGTCGATCGATGTGGTGGCCAGCCCGTACGGCGCCGAGGACGGCCGCCTGACCGCGAGCCTCGTGCGGATTGAGACGCGGGCAGGCAACAATGTCTGGCGGGCGATCGCGAACGGCGTTATCCCGGCACTGTGCCTGAAACTGTGCGATGGCGGCACGATGGGCGTCGCCACCTACCAGCCGCGAGGATGGGTCGGCGGCCCGCTCGTGAAGGACCGGCTCTTCATCGCGCAGGGCGTACAGTTTCGGTGGAGCCGGACCCGCGTGCCGAGCCTGCCTGAGCACGCCAATGACACGATCGCCCGGAGCCTCTATCTCTTCACGCGGCTCGACGCGAATCTGACGTCTGGTCACACGCTGACGACCACGCTGGCGTTCTTTCCACGCGCGATCGATGCCGCAAACCTGAACACCTTCAACCCGGTCGGCGTCGCTCCGAATGCCCGACTGGTCGGCTACAACGTGGCCTTCATCGACCGCCTGACGCTGTCGCATGCCAGCTTCCTCGAATCGAACGCGAGCGTCAGCTTCTACCACACTCGCGTGTTCGGCGAGGGCCTGCAGGACATGGAGTTGACGACCGAGGGGAACCGGGGCGACTTCTTCAACACGCAGGACCGCCGAACGGTGGTCCGCCAGTGGACCGAATCGCTCCAGCTCATCCGGCATGCCGCAGGCGAGCACCTGCTCAAGGCGGGCTTCGACCTCATGCACGCGGCCTACACGGGCACCAGCCTGAGCCGGCCGGTGCTGGTCCGCCGTGGTGACGGCACCCTGAGCCAGCGGTTCGACTTCGGCGGCCTGACGTCCCAGCGTGTCAGCGGGCTGGACGTGGCGATGTTCGTCCAGGATCGCTGGCGCATCTCGCCGCGGTTCGTGCTCGAGCCGGGGCTCCGTCTCGATCGCGACGGTGTGCTGGGGCACTTCAACCTCTCGCCCCGCTTCGGTTTTGTCGCGGCGATCCTGCCCCGCGATATCGGCGTCTTCAGGGGCGGTGCCGGGGTCTTCTACGAGCGCACGCCACTCAATGTCGGAGCATTCGAGTCGCTCGAAGCCGCCACGCTCACCCGGTACGCGCCTGATGGCGTCACATCGGCCAGTCCGCCCGTGACCTATGCGCACCGGACGGGCGTCCTCGAGACGCCGCGGGCACTCGCGTGGAACCTCGAATACGATCACCGGTTCGGCTCGGACGTGCTCGTCAAACTGAATCACCTGCAGCGCCGCGGATCGCACGAGGCGGTGCTCGACTCACGCGAATCCGGCAGCCTCGCCGATCTCTTTCTGGACAGCAGCGGCCGCTCTCGCTACGTCGAGACAGAGTTGACGGTGCGATATGGAGCGAACGACAACCGTCAACTGACGCTCAGCTACGTTCGCTCACACTTCGCGCAGAACCTGAATGCCTTCGATCTCTTCTACGGAGACTTCCGCAACCCGATTGTGCGGTCCGACCAGTACGCGACGGGTCCAGCCGACGTGCCGGATCGCTTCATGGCAAGAGGGGTCCTCACGTTGAAGAAGAGGTGGACGCTGTCAACTCTCGTGGAGATCCGCGACGGCTTTCCGTACTCGGACATCAATCAGGACCAGGAGTACATCGGCGTCCGCAACGCGGGCGGAAGGTTCCCGGCGCTGTTCACCTGCGACTCCAGCCTGCTGCGAACCGCCACGGTCCTCAAACGCCGGGTGCGGCTCGGGCTGCGCGTGTACCACATCTTCAACACGTCTTCCCCGCGCGACGTGCAAAACAACGTCGATTCGCCCGCGTTCGGCACGTTCTACAACAGCATGGCGCGCAGGATCCAGCTCACGTTTCAGTTCATCCCTCGGTAG
- a CDS encoding SPFH domain-containing protein, which produces MIREIERSAASGWVALPILLIVLIGSTFGFITAVQEPVDAWMIVLWVLVWVIDFTMLTGLFVVNPNEAKVLQLFGRYVGTVKAPGLRWANPFFTKRRISQRIRNFETARLKVNDRDGNPIDIAAVVVWRVVETAEACFEVDDYNNYVHVQSEAALRNLTTSYPYDTHIENQMSLRGNTSEVAAHLKTEIQDRLAKAGVEVIEARFSHLAYAAEIAAAMLQRQQAGAIIAARQRIVEGAVGMVEMALEMLNKKGIVNLDEERKATMVSNLLVVLCGERAAQPVVNTGTLYQ; this is translated from the coding sequence ATGATCAGGGAAATCGAACGTTCTGCGGCTTCGGGCTGGGTGGCGCTGCCGATTCTGCTGATTGTGCTGATTGGCAGCACGTTCGGCTTCATCACCGCCGTTCAGGAGCCGGTCGACGCCTGGATGATCGTGCTCTGGGTGCTCGTCTGGGTGATTGACTTCACGATGCTGACGGGGCTGTTCGTCGTCAACCCGAACGAAGCCAAAGTGCTGCAGCTGTTCGGCCGCTACGTGGGCACCGTCAAGGCCCCGGGGCTGCGATGGGCGAACCCGTTCTTCACCAAGCGCCGGATTTCGCAGCGGATCCGGAACTTCGAGACCGCCCGGCTGAAAGTCAACGACCGGGACGGGAACCCGATTGACATTGCGGCGGTGGTCGTGTGGAGGGTGGTCGAAACCGCGGAGGCGTGCTTCGAGGTCGACGACTACAATAACTACGTCCACGTGCAGAGCGAGGCCGCGCTGCGCAACCTGACGACCAGCTACCCGTACGACACGCACATTGAGAACCAGATGTCGCTGCGCGGAAACACCTCAGAGGTCGCCGCGCACCTCAAGACCGAAATCCAGGATCGTCTGGCGAAGGCTGGGGTTGAGGTGATCGAGGCGCGATTCAGCCACCTGGCCTACGCGGCGGAGATCGCGGCCGCTATGCTGCAACGCCAGCAGGCCGGGGCGATTATCGCCGCACGGCAGCGGATCGTCGAAGGTGCGGTCGGGATGGTCGAGATGGCGCTTGAGATGCTCAACAAGAAGGGCATCGTGAACCTGGACGAGGAACGGAAGGCGACCATGGTCAGCAACCTGCTGGTCGTGCTGTGCGGCGAGCGAGCGGCGCAGCCGGTGGTCAATACCGGAACGCTCTACCAATAG
- a CDS encoding TlpA disulfide reductase family protein — MNMRWLLAAVAAAGLAAAVIWGGTTAPAGGGATTGRAASTGSKALSTEVCDAGAKPANLNFTLKDANGADVRLASFKGKVIVLDFWATWCGPCKLEIPGFVELYEKYKDRGLAMVGVQVQDQPEGLKPFMQEFKMTYPVLVGMGHDDLEEAFAPMWGLPTTFVISRDGLICRKRMGLHAKEQFEKDVLGLL, encoded by the coding sequence ATGAACATGCGTTGGCTGTTGGCGGCGGTGGCGGCGGCAGGGCTCGCGGCGGCCGTCATCTGGGGCGGGACGACGGCGCCGGCGGGGGGGGGCGCGACGACGGGGCGAGCGGCGTCGACCGGGTCGAAGGCGCTGAGCACTGAGGTGTGCGACGCCGGAGCCAAACCCGCCAATCTGAACTTCACGCTCAAGGACGCCAACGGGGCGGATGTCAGGCTCGCCTCCTTCAAGGGCAAAGTCATCGTGCTCGACTTCTGGGCCACCTGGTGTGGGCCCTGCAAGCTCGAAATCCCCGGGTTCGTCGAGTTGTACGAGAAGTACAAGGACCGCGGCCTGGCCATGGTCGGCGTCCAGGTCCAGGATCAGCCGGAAGGCCTGAAGCCGTTCATGCAGGAGTTCAAGATGACGTACCCCGTGCTGGTGGGGATGGGGCACGACGATCTCGAAGAGGCCTTTGCGCCGATGTGGGGGCTGCCGACCACCTTCGTCATCAGCCGGGACGGCCTGATCTGCAGGAAACGCATGGGGCTGCACGCGAAGGAGCAGTTCGAAAAGGACGTGCTCGGTCTCCTGTAG
- a CDS encoding NADH-quinone oxidoreductase subunit I, with translation MFTDFLRSIFLVDLAKGLWLTLKYTPQPAFTFQYPSERRPVAPRFRGVLRLQIEPGTGAQTCIVCDQCAKACPDELISLGGHREAGLKIKVLDYFDFNLSRCSFCGLCSEVCPTKPVKALVMSEDYELGSYSRDAQIMRVDDMYDGVTIEPYTH, from the coding sequence ATGTTCACGGACTTCCTGCGCTCGATTTTTCTGGTGGATTTGGCCAAGGGGTTGTGGCTGACGCTCAAGTACACGCCCCAGCCGGCCTTCACCTTCCAGTACCCGTCCGAACGCCGGCCGGTGGCCCCGCGTTTTCGTGGCGTCCTACGGCTTCAGATCGAGCCCGGCACGGGCGCACAGACCTGCATTGTCTGCGACCAGTGCGCCAAAGCGTGTCCCGACGAGCTGATCTCGCTCGGCGGGCACCGGGAGGCCGGGCTGAAGATCAAGGTGCTGGACTACTTCGACTTCAATCTCTCGCGGTGCAGCTTCTGCGGCCTCTGCTCGGAGGTGTGCCCGACCAAGCCGGTCAAGGCGCTTGTCATGAGCGAGGACTACGAACTGGGCAGCTACAGCCGCGATGCCCAGATCATGCGCGTTGACGACATGTACGACGGCGTCACCATCGAACCCTACACGCACTGA
- a CDS encoding NADH-quinone oxidoreductase subunit B: MGLIDHRFADNIITTNLDSVLAWARKNSLWPMGFGLACCAIEMIAAGGSRFDIARFGSEVFRASPRQADLMIVAGTVTKKMAPVLRRLYDQMPEPKWVISMGSCSNAGGPFPTYSVLQGVDKVVPVDVYVSGCPPRPEALFYGIMRLQDKIQKENTTLRKPRAIHLGGTEPILIEERG, translated from the coding sequence ATGGGTCTGATCGATCACCGGTTCGCGGACAACATCATCACCACGAACCTCGACAGCGTGCTCGCATGGGCCCGCAAGAACTCGCTCTGGCCGATGGGATTCGGCCTGGCGTGCTGCGCCATCGAAATGATCGCGGCGGGCGGATCGCGCTTCGACATTGCGCGGTTCGGGTCGGAAGTCTTCCGGGCCTCTCCCCGTCAGGCCGACCTGATGATCGTCGCCGGCACCGTCACCAAGAAGATGGCGCCGGTGCTGAGGCGGCTGTACGACCAGATGCCGGAGCCGAAATGGGTGATTTCGATGGGCAGTTGCTCGAATGCGGGCGGGCCGTTTCCGACCTACAGCGTCCTGCAGGGCGTCGACAAGGTGGTCCCTGTTGACGTGTACGTGTCCGGCTGTCCCCCGCGGCCAGAAGCGCTCTTCTACGGGATCATGAGGTTGCAGGACAAGATCCAGAAGGAGAACACCACGCTCCGCAAGCCACGGGCGATCCATCTGGGTGGGACCGAGCCCATTCTCATCGAGGAGCGCGGCTGA
- a CDS encoding ferredoxin family protein yields MAYIICEPCVGTKDTACVDVCPVDCIHPRKDEPEFQTADMLYIHPDECIDCGACVPACPVEAIFALDETPEKWKHFIPKNAEYYQK; encoded by the coding sequence ATGGCGTACATTATTTGCGAGCCGTGCGTGGGGACCAAAGACACTGCCTGCGTGGATGTGTGTCCGGTTGACTGCATCCACCCGCGGAAAGACGAACCTGAGTTCCAGACCGCGGACATGCTCTATATCCATCCGGATGAGTGCATCGACTGCGGCGCATGCGTGCCGGCGTGCCCGGTCGAGGCCATTTTTGCGCTGGACGAAACCCCCGAGAAGTGGAAGCATTTCATCCCGAAGAACGCGGAGTACTATCAGAAGTAG
- a CDS encoding metal-dependent hydrolase produces the protein MLLSGLSVTWLGHSTFLLVSPEGRRILLDPWLDGNPSCPPAFRTIDAVDLILVTHGHFDHVHDVAAVAKATGATVVGIFELCDWLGRQGVTKTSGMNKGGTQEHGGVRITMVDARHSSSFVENGAATYLGEAAGYVLRFGNGLTIYFAGDTSVFGDMRLIRELYNPSIAFLPIGDLFTMDPAAAAKAAELLGVRAVFPMHYGTFPVLTGRPEQLRELVAPLGVEVVEMQPGQTVA, from the coding sequence ATGCTGCTGTCAGGGCTGTCGGTGACGTGGTTGGGACATTCGACGTTTCTGCTGGTGTCGCCCGAGGGGCGCCGCATCCTGCTCGACCCCTGGCTGGACGGAAACCCCTCCTGTCCGCCGGCTTTCAGGACAATCGACGCCGTTGATCTGATCCTGGTGACGCACGGGCACTTCGACCACGTGCACGACGTCGCCGCCGTCGCGAAGGCAACCGGGGCAACGGTAGTCGGGATCTTCGAGTTGTGCGACTGGCTCGGCAGGCAGGGCGTGACGAAGACGTCGGGGATGAACAAGGGCGGCACGCAAGAACACGGCGGAGTCAGGATCACGATGGTCGATGCCCGCCACAGTTCCAGCTTCGTGGAAAACGGGGCGGCAACATACCTGGGCGAGGCGGCCGGGTACGTCTTGCGGTTCGGCAATGGCCTCACGATCTACTTTGCAGGCGACACCTCCGTGTTCGGCGATATGCGCCTCATCAGGGAGCTCTACAACCCGTCGATCGCGTTCCTGCCGATTGGCGATCTGTTTACGATGGACCCGGCCGCGGCCGCGAAGGCCGCCGAGTTGCTGGGGGTGCGCGCGGTCTTTCCCATGCACTACGGAACGTTCCCCGTCCTCACCGGCAGGCCTGAGCAGCTGCGCGAGCTGGTGGCGCCGCTGGGTGTCGAGGTCGTCGAGATGCAGCCGGGGCAGACCGTGGCTTGA
- the lipA gene encoding lipoyl synthase — MSIPVPLPLVAPVRKPEWLKVRAPGSANYVRLKGLMRTEGLHTVCEEAHCPNIGECWHHGTATFMILGDVCTRACPFCAVRHGLPPGLDRDEPARVAEAVATMALNYVVVTSVDRDDLADGGSGIFADTILGIRTRRPSCRIEVLIPDFKGDQQALFTVLDARPDVLNHNTETVPRLYRLARPGGRYPRSLELLDRARRYAPDIPTKSGVMVGLGEEWPELIATLADLREVGVGIITIGQYLSPSSSHLPVARYYHPDEFEMLKAAAINMGFGHVECGPLVRSSYHAHEQADAFDQAEGRTAIA, encoded by the coding sequence ATGAGCATCCCGGTTCCGCTTCCCCTCGTCGCACCAGTCAGAAAACCCGAATGGCTGAAGGTGCGCGCACCCGGCTCCGCCAACTACGTCCGGCTGAAGGGGCTGATGCGCACAGAGGGGCTTCATACCGTCTGCGAAGAGGCGCACTGTCCGAATATCGGCGAGTGCTGGCACCACGGCACGGCGACGTTCATGATCCTCGGTGATGTGTGCACACGGGCATGTCCTTTCTGCGCGGTTCGACATGGGCTCCCTCCCGGGCTCGATCGCGACGAACCGGCCAGAGTGGCCGAGGCCGTGGCCACCATGGCGCTCAACTACGTGGTCGTGACGTCGGTCGATCGCGACGACCTGGCGGACGGCGGTTCGGGCATCTTTGCCGACACGATCCTCGGGATTCGGACCCGGCGGCCGTCGTGCCGGATCGAGGTCCTGATTCCCGACTTCAAGGGCGACCAGCAGGCCCTGTTCACGGTGCTCGATGCGCGGCCCGACGTGCTGAACCACAACACCGAGACGGTGCCGCGCCTTTACCGCCTGGCGCGGCCGGGCGGCCGCTATCCGCGCAGCCTCGAACTGCTGGATCGCGCCCGCAGGTACGCCCCGGATATCCCGACGAAATCGGGCGTGATGGTCGGTCTTGGCGAGGAGTGGCCGGAGCTCATCGCGACGCTGGCCGATCTGCGCGAAGTGGGCGTCGGCATCATCACGATTGGCCAGTACCTCAGCCCGTCTTCGTCACACCTCCCAGTGGCCCGGTATTACCATCCGGACGAGTTCGAGATGCTCAAGGCGGCGGCGATCAACATGGGATTCGGGCACGTCGAGTGTGGTCCCCTGGTGCGGAGTTCCTATCATGCCCACGAACAGGCCGACGCGTTCGACCAGGCGGAAGGCCGGACGGCCATCGCCTGA
- the pdhA gene encoding pyruvate dehydrogenase (acetyl-transferring) E1 component subunit alpha, with amino-acid sequence MAATTTPDHISRQLGSTPKATLLDMLAKMLLGRRFEEKCAEMYALQNIGGFCHLYIGQEAVAVGALSTLRPDDAIFTSYRDHVHAIVKGCDPGRVMAELFGRRDGVSKGKGGSMHLFDRQVGLYGGHAIVGGHIPLATGVAFASKYQQTDRVTLCFFGEAAVNIGAFHESLNMAALWKLPCIYIVENNRYGMGTSIERASAIYDVAARASAYDMASETVDGMDVLAVRDCVGRAVERVRSEHAPTLIEARCYRFMGHSMSDPVHGHYRTKEEVEEQKLQDPIKAYFGRLLAAGLIDQNGLLELDREARETVERAIRFAEASPEPSADDLYADVYAEPYGPFRKSEA; translated from the coding sequence ATGGCAGCAACGACGACACCGGATCACATCAGCCGACAGCTGGGCAGCACGCCGAAGGCGACGCTCCTCGACATGCTCGCCAAGATGCTGCTGGGGCGGCGTTTCGAAGAGAAGTGCGCCGAGATGTACGCGCTTCAGAACATCGGCGGCTTCTGTCACCTGTATATCGGCCAGGAGGCGGTCGCGGTTGGCGCGCTGTCGACGCTCCGGCCGGACGATGCCATCTTCACGTCATACCGGGACCACGTGCACGCGATCGTTAAAGGCTGCGATCCCGGCCGCGTGATGGCCGAGCTGTTCGGGCGCCGGGATGGGGTCTCGAAGGGCAAGGGCGGGTCGATGCACCTGTTCGACCGCCAGGTGGGCCTGTATGGCGGGCACGCGATCGTCGGCGGTCACATTCCCCTCGCCACCGGGGTCGCCTTCGCCAGCAAGTACCAGCAGACCGACCGGGTGACGCTGTGCTTCTTCGGGGAAGCCGCCGTCAACATCGGCGCCTTCCACGAATCACTGAACATGGCCGCCCTCTGGAAGCTGCCCTGCATCTACATCGTCGAGAACAACCGGTACGGCATGGGCACCTCCATCGAGCGCGCCTCGGCCATCTATGACGTGGCCGCGCGGGCGTCGGCCTACGACATGGCCAGCGAGACCGTCGACGGCATGGACGTGCTGGCTGTTCGGGACTGTGTCGGCCGCGCGGTCGAACGAGTCCGGAGCGAGCACGCGCCCACGCTCATCGAGGCGCGGTGCTACCGGTTCATGGGCCACTCGATGTCGGACCCCGTGCACGGGCACTACCGCACGAAAGAGGAAGTCGAAGAGCAGAAGCTGCAGGATCCGATCAAGGCGTATTTCGGCCGCCTGCTGGCTGCGGGTCTCATTGACCAGAACGGTCTCCTCGAGTTGGACCGTGAGGCGCGGGAGACGGTCGAGCGGGCCATCCGGTTTGCCGAGGCCAGCCCGGAACCATCGGCCGACGATCTCTACGCCGACGTGTACGCGGAGCCGTACGGCCCCTTCCGAAAGAGTGAAGCGTAG